From one Plectropomus leopardus isolate mb chromosome 8, YSFRI_Pleo_2.0, whole genome shotgun sequence genomic stretch:
- the ribc1 gene encoding RIB43A-like with coiled-coils protein 1: protein MYKVDLPVDQPIEKAVERRKCAETARKARIFNTRLRVMGLDTDALNKQVQEKKHHQNMDMQRDKAFDKLREHHDEALMQQDIDEKEKRAALHSDLTQYWATHQRKEDSRDADLKCGLKGAFKFTIQEGELGPASMTLFQGEDIGEEQRRREQMKKTSRDLQAQREDNERRRMGEKHREMLLSKELVHQDLKGVQLHALEEECRKATRIALDNYNQALAAERAERLKKQHMREERENLEEILHTVTSDMMTECAEAAQREAGGGRPTRVLIDRWRGMSPEQLSAIHREREEQRLERQRQLDAEKIRDAAWDLNLLKLSREAEEEEWKAEELRRETRIQTDCYNKQLAREQQAYQEYLNKKLYTNKPTKDYFYQFNTSSR from the exons atgtaCAAAGTGGATTTGCCTGTAGACCAGCCCATAGAAAAAGCTGTGGAGAGGCGAAAGTGTGCAGAAACAGCACGCAAGGCCAGAATCTTCAACACTCGGCTCCGTGTGATGGGCCTCGACACTGATGCTCTCAACAAACAagtccaggaaaaaaaacatcaccaaaacatggACATGCAACGGGACAAAGCTTTTG ATAAGCTGAGAGAGCATCACGATGAAGCACTGATGCAGCAAGACATTGATGAAAAAGAGAAGCGAGCAGCTTTGCACTCCGACCTGACCCAGTACTGGGCCACTCATCAGCGTAAAGAGGACTCACGAGATGCTGATCTCAAATGTGGCCTGAAGGGGGCATTCAAGTTCACCATTCAAGAGGGTGAGCTGGGGCCTGCAAGTATGACACTCTTTCAG GGAGAGGATATTGGAGAGGAGCAAAGGAGGAgagaacaaatgaaaaagacaagCAGAGATCTACAAGCTCAGAGGGAAGACAATGAGAGAAGGCGCATGGGAGAAAAGCACAGAG agaTGCTCTTGAGCAAAGAGCTAGTGCATCAGGACCTTAAGGGGGTTCAGCTACATGCACTAGAGGAGGAGTGTAGGAAAGCTACCCGCATCGCACTTGACAACTACAATCAAGCTCTG GCCGCAGAGCGAGCAGAGAGACTGAAGAAGCAGCACATGCGAGAGGAAAGGGAGAATCTTGAAGAGATACTGCACACTGTAACATCCGACATGATGACAGAGTGTGCAGAGGCAGCGCAGAGAGAGGCAGGGGGAGGGAGGCCAACCCGAGTTCTGATTGACAGGTGGAGAGGGATGAGCCCTGAGCAGCTGAGCGCCATCcacagggagagagaagaaCAGCGTCTTGAGAGACAG AGACAACTTGATGCTGAGAAGATTCGGGATGCAGCTTGGGATCTCAACCTCCTGAAGCTGtccagagaggcagaggaggaggagtggaaggcagaggagctgaggagagagACGAGGATTCAGACAGACTGTTACAACAAGCAGCTGGCCAGAGAGCAGCAGGCATA TCAGGAGTACCTGAACAAGAAGCTGTACACCAACAAACCCACCAAGGACTACTTTTATCAATTCAACACCAGCTCCCGCTGA